In a genomic window of Alkalihalobacillus sp. TS-13:
- the rnz gene encoding ribonuclease Z — translation MEFHFLGTGAGIPSKGRNVSSLALRFMTNREGDVWLFDCGESTQHQILHTNLKLWQISKIFITHMHGDHLYGLPGVLGSRSFQGAENPLTVYGPKGIHEFVTAALETSRTYLKYPLEIVEYEDGYVENDDGYQIEVSLLEHVIPSFGIRVTEPSQPGRLLVEKLKEFDVPPGPVYKKLKDGKTVTLEDGRSLNGADFLGEEQLGRVITVCGDTRPSEKTAKLARNADLLIHEATFAEGMEDQAIDYYHSTTIQAAEIAKNANVKRLILNHISSRYHDQSDELLESAVRVFANTELAHDLDIFHLTKRKGT, via the coding sequence ATGGAATTTCATTTTCTCGGAACAGGGGCAGGCATTCCTTCTAAAGGTCGGAACGTTTCGTCCCTTGCTCTACGTTTCATGACAAATCGTGAAGGTGATGTATGGTTGTTCGATTGCGGTGAATCTACGCAACATCAGATACTCCATACAAACTTGAAGCTATGGCAAATATCGAAAATCTTCATCACACATATGCATGGCGATCACCTTTACGGCCTTCCAGGGGTTTTAGGGAGTCGTTCGTTCCAGGGAGCAGAAAATCCTTTGACAGTATACGGACCAAAGGGCATCCACGAATTTGTGACTGCTGCATTGGAAACGAGCAGGACATACTTGAAATATCCTTTGGAGATTGTGGAATACGAAGATGGATACGTTGAAAATGATGATGGTTATCAAATTGAGGTATCGTTACTGGAGCATGTGATCCCATCTTTCGGAATCCGAGTGACAGAACCTTCACAGCCTGGTCGGTTGCTTGTTGAAAAGCTGAAGGAATTCGATGTTCCGCCAGGACCCGTTTATAAAAAGCTGAAAGATGGTAAAACAGTCACCTTGGAAGATGGGCGAAGCTTGAACGGGGCAGACTTTCTCGGTGAGGAACAACTAGGCAGGGTCATTACGGTTTGCGGTGATACTCGTCCTTCTGAAAAAACAGCCAAGCTGGCTCGAAATGCTGACCTGCTTATCCATGAAGCGACGTTCGCTGAGGGGATGGAGGACCAGGCAATCGATTATTACCACTCGACTACGATACAAGCAGCTGAAATTGCGAAAAACGCGAATGTCAAACGACTGATTCTTAATCATATCAGTTCAAGATACCATGACCAATCAGATGAATTACTGGAAAGTGCTGTCCGCGTTTTTGCGAACACGGAACTCGCACATGACCTGGACATTTTCCATCTGACAAAACGGAAAGGTACCTAG
- a CDS encoding toast rack family protein: MFIKEGTTKTQGINRKNETELDVKLQLGTGKLDLHDGTKEIMEGMFTFYGESSEPEIAYDISESGIGKLVVPQKSITTWLLKKAKQEWDVALNGDLPLALKVELGAGKSKLGLSKLNLKDLHIESGVGETEIDLAGEWKNSFRVKIDVGVGKMKIRVPIHAGVKVEVDKGIGKVKADHFIIVGDSYQNQSYETADVKLDIDLDVGVGEVILEQV; encoded by the coding sequence ATGTTCATAAAAGAAGGAACGACGAAAACACAGGGAATTAATCGGAAAAATGAAACGGAATTGGATGTAAAGTTGCAATTAGGAACTGGTAAACTGGATCTACACGATGGAACAAAGGAAATCATGGAGGGAATGTTTACGTTCTACGGAGAATCTTCTGAACCAGAAATTGCATATGACATTTCTGAAAGTGGTATCGGAAAACTTGTCGTACCACAGAAATCTATAACCACATGGCTTCTGAAAAAGGCTAAACAAGAATGGGACGTTGCATTGAATGGAGATCTGCCTCTTGCTCTGAAAGTAGAGCTGGGTGCCGGAAAGTCAAAACTCGGCCTTTCTAAGTTGAATTTAAAGGATCTACATATTGAATCGGGGGTAGGGGAAACAGAAATCGACCTGGCAGGAGAATGGAAAAATAGTTTTAGAGTCAAAATTGACGTTGGTGTCGGGAAAATGAAAATCCGTGTACCGATCCATGCAGGCGTGAAGGTTGAGGTTGATAAAGGGATTGGAAAAGTCAAAGCAGATCATTTCATTATTGTTGGGGACAGCTATCAAAACCAGTCGTATGAAACAGCAGATGTGAAACTTGACATTGACCTGGATGTCGGAGTGGGAGAAGTGATCCTGGAACAAGTTTAA